CCGTCGAGGAACTGCGCCAGCATTCGCTCTGGTCCGAGGGCCAGGTCTGGTGCAGCCCCGAACGGCATGGCCAGATCACCGGCATCATGAAGGCGCAGGTCGATCACCTGCCGCTCGCATACAAAGGGCTACGCCCGACACAGGGCCGCACCCTCGCGGTGATGCAGGTGTCGGCGGGGTCGCAATCGTTCAACAGCGTCAATACGCTCCGCATCCTCGGCCGCTGGATGCGGATGATCACCATCCCCAACCAGTCGAGCGTCGCCAAGGCTTATGCCGAGTTCGACGAGGCGGGCCGGATGCTCCCGTCGAGCTATTACGACCGGATCGTCGACGTTGCGGAGGAACTTGTGTGCTTCACCGTGCTGACGCGCGGCCATGCCACGCAGCTTGTCGACCGCTATTCGGAACGCAAGGACCGCGCCGAACCCGTCGTGACGCCGGCGCGATTGGCGGGGCTGCCGGGAGCCTGAGCCCGGGACCACGTCCAGCCCAGGTCGGCACCGAAGCGATCTTGCACCAGGGGCGCCTCCGATCTAGAGGCGGATTACCGGGGCCGCGCAACCTCCCGGTAAAGCGTCCCGGCGCTCAAGCGTTGCCTGTTCGTCCTCGATTTCGGGGATCAGGAGGTTTGCTTGAGGCTGTA
The Sphingopyxis macrogoltabida genome window above contains:
- the arsH gene encoding arsenical resistance protein ArsH, which codes for MASPTFSRLRALADPTHLPALSAEYIRSQPALGLGPLDPAPRILLLYGSLRERSYSRLVVEETARLLQLFGCETRIFDPSDLPLPDLIADDDHPAVEELRQHSLWSEGQVWCSPERHGQITGIMKAQVDHLPLAYKGLRPTQGRTLAVMQVSAGSQSFNSVNTLRILGRWMRMITIPNQSSVAKAYAEFDEAGRMLPSSYYDRIVDVAEELVCFTVLTRGHATQLVDRYSERKDRAEPVVTPARLAGLPGA